In Fusarium verticillioides 7600 chromosome 4, whole genome shotgun sequence, the following proteins share a genomic window:
- a CDS encoding DnaJ like subfamily C member 3 gives MHLNLAGLAVVATAFLATASALSPQDIPADLPVANLLTKAQSHLSRGETSEALMYYDAAIARDPTNYLSLFKRATAYLSLGRTSQATDDFNKVLSLKPGFEGAHLQLARLRAKAGDWDAAKAQYGLAGKAPKSAEFVELEEAKLAAHLADMASKGGKWEECVSHAGTAIVVASRSPHLRELRAHCRFELGDVELALSDLQHVLHMKPGDTSPHIVISATSFYALGDLENGIGQVKKCLQSDPDSKICKKLHKQEKKVEKAYKKIQGQLSRGQPTTAGRALVGTADGSGLVPDVRNQVEELKKNKSIPKTARIQLLENLIEMTCQAYTESTHKEAAKYCDESLQLNPDSFWGLLHKGKAQLKSELYDAAIATLEKAAEIRPDLKEKVNPVLNKAHIALKRSKTKDYYKVLGVENDADERQIKSAYRKQSKIFHPDKAAKQGIPKEEAEKKMASINEAYEVLSDPELRARFDRGDDPNSQERPNPFQGQGNPFGGGGHPFMFQQGGGGGGPNIKFQFGGQPFGF, from the exons atgcaTCTCAATCTTGCTGGTCTGGCAGTGGTCGCTACGGCCTTTCTCGCAACTGCCAGCGCCCTTTCGCCGCAAGATATCCCGGCCGATCTCCCTGTTGCGAACCTCTTGACCAAGGCGCAGTCGCATCTATCCCGCGGCGAGACCAGTGAAGCCCTCATGTACTACGATGCTGCCATCGCCCGCGACCCGACGAACTACCTTTCCCTCTTCAAGCGGGCCACCGCATATCTCTCACTCGGCCGAACCTCGCAGGCAACTGACGATTTCAACAAAGTCCTGTCCCTCAAGCCTGGCTTTGAGGGagcccatcttcaactcgccAGGCTTCGTGCCAAGGCTGGAGACTGGGATGCCGCAAAGGCCCAGTACGGCCTTGCTGGAAAGGCTCCCAAGTCGGCTGAGTTTGTCGAGTTGGAAGAGGCCAAGCTGGCAGCTCATCTAGCTGACATGGCTAGCAAGGGCGGGAAGTGGGAAGAGTGTGTCAGCCACGCCGGTACTGCAATCGTTGTCGCCAGtcgatctcctcatctgcgTGAACTCCGAGCGCACTGTCGCTTCGAGCTCGGCGATGTCGAACTCGCTCTCAGCGATTTGCAACATGTCCTTCACATGAAGCCCGGTGACACTTCTCCCCACATCGTTATTTCCGCGACTTCGTTCTACGCTTTGGGTGACCTGGAGAACGGTATTGGACAAGTCAAGAAGTGTCTTCAGTCAGATCCTGATTCCAAGATCTGCAAGAAGTTGCACAAGCAGGAGAaaaaggttgagaaagcatacaagaagatccaggGACAACTAAGCCGAGGCCAACCCACCACGGCGGGCAGGGCATTGGTCGGTACTGCCGATGGTTCTGGCTTGGTGCCTGATGTCCGAAACCAGGTGGAGGAGCTtaagaagaacaagagcatCCCCAAGACCGCCCGTATCCAACTTTTGGAGAacttgatcgagatgacTTGTCAAGCATACACCGAA TCAACCCACAAAGAAGCCGCCAAGTACTGTGACGAGTCACTACAACTCAACCCTGACTCTTTCTGGGGTCTTCTTCATAAGGGTAAGGCTCAACTCAAGAGTGAGCTTTACGACGCCGCCATTGCTACCCTCGAGAAGGCCGCCGAGATCCGCCCCgatctgaaggagaaggttAACCCAGTCCTTAACAAGGCTCACATTGCCCTCAAAcgcagcaagaccaaggactACTACAAGGTGCTTGGTGTCGAGAACGACGCCGACGAGCGCCAAATCAAGTCCGCCTACCGCAAACAATCAAAGATCTTCCACCCTGACAAGGCCGCCAAACAAGGTATCCccaaagaagaggccgagaagaagatggccagcATCAACGAGGCATATGAAGTTCTTAGTGACCCCGAATTACGTGCCCGTTTCGACCGTGGCGATGATCCTAACTCCCAAGAGAGACCAAACCCTTTCCAGGGACAGGGCAACCCCTTCGGTGGTGGCGGTCATCCATTCATGTTCCAGCAAGGcggtggcggcggtggtCCTAATATCAAGTTCCAGTTCGGTGGTCAACCATTTGGATTCTAG
- a CDS encoding solute carrier family 25, member 46, translating to MAQPSAEPVEEYDYESLPPNFSLLQNMAAGAFAGIAEHTAMYPIDAIKTRMQILNPSTTPAYSGVIRNTVQIARTEGFFSLWRGMSSVIVGAGPAHAVYFATYEAVKHAMGGNQAGVHHPLAAATSGAAATIASDAFMNPFDVIKQRMQIQNSSKMYRSMLDCAKYVYKSEGLGAFYISYPTTLSMTVPFTALQFLAYESISTAMNPAKNYDPLTHCLAGAVAGGFAAGLTTPMDVIKTMLQTRGTSTDPEVRSVNSFIGGCRLLYQRAGFKGFFKGVRPRIVTTMPSTAICWSAYEFSKSYFIKRNDAA from the exons GCCAAGTGCAGAGCCAGTCGAAGAATACGA CTATGAATCTCTCCCGCCCAACTTCTCCCTCCTGCAGAACATGGCGGCAGGCGCCTTTGCCGGCATAGCA GAGCACACTGCCATGTATCCCATTGATGCAATCAAG ACCAGAATGCAAATCCTCAACCCCAGCACCACACCGGCCTACTCGGGCGTCATTCGTAATACCGTTCAGATTGCCCGCACCGAGGGATTCTTCAGCTTATGGCGCGGCATGTCCAGTGTCATAGTTGGAGCTG GTCCTGCGCATGCCGTCTACTTTGCAACATACGAAGCAGTCAAACATGCCATGGGCGGTAACCAGGCCGGTGTACATCATCCCCTCGCTGCTG CCACCAGCGGTGCCGCTGCGACTATTGCTAGCGACGCGTTCATGAACCCTTTCGATG TCATCAAGCAGCGCATGCAGATTCAAAATTCGAGCAAGATGTACCGATCCATGCTGGACTGCGCCAAGTATGTCTACAAGTCCGAGGGCTTGGGCGCTTTCTACATCTCGTACCCCACGACACTGTCCATGACAGTCCCCTTCACAGCTCTACAGTTCCTCGCATACGAGTCTATTTCAACCGCCATGAACCCCGCAAAGAACTACGACCCCTTGACACATTGTTTGGCCGGTGCCGTTGCTGGTGGTTTTGCTGCTGGTCTTACCACCCCCAtggatgtcatcaagactATGCTCCAGACTCGGGGAACCTCCACCGACCCCGAAGTGAGAAGCGTCAACAGTTTTATCGGAGGCTGCCGCCTACTATATCAGAGAGCCGGGTTCAAAGGCTTCTTCAAGGGTGTGCGACCTCGCATTGTTACCACAATGCCCAGCACAGCTATCTGCTGGTCGGCATATGAGTTCTCAAA GTCCTATTTCATCAAGCGCAACGATGCTGCTTGA